One genomic window of Myxococcus virescens includes the following:
- a CDS encoding AAA family ATPase, with protein MKLTRLEVHHYRNVVPGTSLVFSPSSNLVLGENGTGRTTLLELISTVLGSDFSGLIHEPFALEYDLAFPGMKLHVFVRNEENAPAPDTEAPPRKGSALMPLRTPALDSSLHPRIEVDVQFHSPSARLVMRADAAGMDCKVDGEAVWSRSMHWSLLDRSVWTLLFMTAQYIDAGMKERLKELLRRTFLLAPQRFDEALGMFERIGAIRYAMEVRDGEVFPLGLMALPTWMPGWLREQMEQPSVKDVLELTHDAREDSFLAKFVALAGFEAGRFRVEVLEKRSFENGGRVGFGGFGFEFTRRDGRVLTHEALGFGQKRLLSLLYYLDVNEDFAIADELGNGLHPRWVEASMRELGARQVFLTSQNPLLFEHTLFPSAEVLRASLLLCGNTREDGPERIAWKNPTHEVAGRLFDAHGLGAHPLAELLRQQGLW; from the coding sequence ATGAAGCTCACGCGGCTCGAGGTCCATCACTACCGGAACGTCGTCCCTGGCACCTCGCTGGTGTTCAGCCCGTCGTCCAATCTGGTGCTGGGGGAGAACGGCACCGGCAGGACGACGCTGCTGGAGCTCATCTCCACGGTGCTCGGCTCGGACTTCTCCGGCCTCATCCACGAGCCGTTCGCGCTGGAGTACGACCTGGCGTTTCCGGGCATGAAGCTGCACGTCTTCGTCCGGAACGAGGAGAACGCGCCGGCGCCAGACACGGAAGCACCGCCGAGAAAGGGCTCCGCGCTGATGCCGCTGCGCACGCCCGCGCTGGACTCCTCGCTGCACCCGCGCATCGAAGTGGACGTGCAGTTCCATTCGCCGTCAGCCAGGTTGGTGATGCGTGCGGACGCGGCGGGCATGGACTGCAAGGTGGACGGCGAGGCCGTGTGGTCGCGGAGCATGCACTGGTCGCTGCTGGACCGGTCGGTGTGGACCCTGCTGTTCATGACGGCGCAGTACATCGACGCGGGGATGAAGGAGCGGCTCAAGGAGCTGCTGCGCCGTACGTTCCTGCTGGCGCCGCAGCGCTTCGATGAAGCGCTGGGGATGTTCGAACGCATCGGCGCCATCCGCTATGCCATGGAGGTGCGGGACGGCGAAGTGTTCCCGCTGGGGTTGATGGCGCTGCCCACGTGGATGCCGGGGTGGCTGCGTGAGCAGATGGAGCAGCCATCCGTCAAGGACGTGCTGGAGCTGACGCACGACGCGCGCGAAGACAGCTTCCTGGCGAAGTTCGTGGCGCTGGCGGGCTTTGAGGCGGGCCGCTTCCGCGTGGAGGTGCTGGAGAAGCGGTCGTTCGAGAACGGCGGGCGCGTGGGCTTTGGGGGCTTTGGCTTCGAGTTCACGCGGCGCGATGGCCGGGTGCTGACGCACGAGGCGTTGGGCTTCGGGCAGAAGCGGCTGCTGTCACTGCTCTACTACCTGGACGTGAACGAGGACTTCGCCATCGCGGACGAGCTGGGCAATGGGCTGCATCCGCGCTGGGTGGAAGCGAGCATGCGGGAGCTGGGGGCGCGGCAGGTATTTCTCACCAGCCAGAATCCGCTCCTCTTCGAGCACACGCTGTTTCCGTCCGCCGAGGTACTGAGGGCGTCGCTCCTGCTGTGTGGCAACACGCGAGAGGACGGGCCGGAGCGCATCGCGTGGAAGAACCCCACACACGAGGTCGCGGGCCGGCTCTTCGACGCGCACGG